The Streptomyces tendae genome has a window encoding:
- a CDS encoding NAD(P)/FAD-dependent oxidoreductase, producing the protein MTSNERVVVIGSGLAGVRLARRLGELGTPVTLIGEEEHPPYNRVLLAEVLAGRYRPEVIALPAPAELVRARVTGIDRGRRTVACAEGSEIAYGRLVLATGSNPVLPPLRGLFTEDHALPRGVHAFRTLDDCLGLSAEVRPGIRAVVIGGGLLGVSAARALAVRGAQVVLAQQSERLMERQLDPAASALVRRHLTGLGVEVHTECRVRDVRCVGGAVRSVEMADGYALDADLVVLACGVHPRVSLAQAAGLDVAKGVVVDDELRTSDPYVHAVGDCAQHAGTVYGLATPALEQADALAALLAGDTTARYTGTRSLTRLTLTGPDSPFDLAAFGETEVLPGDDVVQLTDATRGTYRKVVVRDDRLVGGVLVGELGTVGALARAWEGAEPLPSDGGPLLHLLTNDGGS; encoded by the coding sequence ATGACCTCGAACGAGCGTGTGGTGGTGATCGGCTCCGGCCTCGCGGGCGTACGTCTCGCCCGGCGGCTCGGCGAGCTGGGCACGCCCGTGACGCTGATCGGCGAGGAGGAGCACCCGCCGTACAACCGGGTGCTGCTCGCCGAGGTGCTCGCCGGGCGCTACCGGCCCGAGGTGATCGCCCTGCCCGCCCCCGCGGAGCTGGTCCGCGCCCGGGTCACCGGCATCGACCGGGGCCGGCGGACCGTGGCCTGCGCGGAGGGCTCGGAGATCGCCTACGGACGGCTGGTGCTGGCCACCGGCTCCAACCCGGTCCTGCCGCCGCTGCGCGGCCTGTTCACCGAGGACCACGCGCTGCCCCGGGGCGTGCACGCGTTCCGCACGCTGGACGACTGCCTGGGCCTGTCCGCCGAGGTGCGGCCGGGCATACGGGCCGTGGTGATCGGCGGCGGGCTGCTCGGGGTGTCCGCGGCCCGCGCGCTGGCCGTGCGCGGCGCCCAGGTGGTCCTCGCCCAGCAGTCCGAGCGGCTCATGGAGCGCCAGCTCGACCCGGCCGCCTCCGCGCTGGTCCGGCGCCATCTCACCGGCCTCGGCGTGGAGGTGCACACCGAGTGCCGCGTCCGGGACGTGCGCTGCGTCGGCGGCGCGGTCCGCTCGGTGGAGATGGCCGACGGCTACGCCCTGGACGCCGACCTGGTGGTGCTGGCCTGCGGGGTGCACCCGAGGGTCTCCCTCGCCCAGGCCGCCGGCCTGGACGTGGCCAAGGGTGTCGTCGTCGACGACGAGCTGCGCACGTCCGACCCGTACGTCCACGCGGTCGGCGACTGCGCCCAGCACGCCGGCACCGTCTACGGACTGGCCACCCCGGCCCTGGAACAGGCCGACGCGCTCGCCGCGCTGCTCGCCGGGGACACCACCGCCCGCTACACCGGCACCCGCTCGCTCACCCGGCTGACCCTGACCGGGCCGGACAGCCCCTTCGACCTGGCCGCGTTCGGCGAGACCGAGGTGCTGCCGGGCGACGACGTCGTGCAGCTCACCGACGCCACCCGCGGCACCTACCGCAAGGTCGTGGTCCGCGACGACCGCCTGGTCGGCGGCGTCCTGGTCGGCGAACTCGGCACCGTCGGCGCCCTCGCGCGCGCCTGGGAGGGAGCAGAGCCGCTCCCGTCCGACGGCGGGCCCCTGCTCCACCTGCTCACCAACGACGGAGGCTCCTGA
- the nirB gene encoding nitrite reductase large subunit NirB, which translates to MPTDTSTIVLVGHGMVGQRFLEALAERGLTATHRVVVLCEEPRPAYDRVQLTSYFSGRTPEDLSLTDARFIEDHGIELHVGDPAEHVDREARTVTARSGLVVGYDVLVLATGSYPFVPPVPNKDAEGCFVYRTIEDLLAIEEYARRKATVGAVVGGGLLGLEAAGALKDLGLTSHIVEFAPRLMPVQVDEGGGAALLRTIEDMGLSVHTGVGTQEIVVDEAGAVTGMRLSDGSELAADMVVFSAGVRPRDQLARDCGLTVGERGGITVDEQCRTVADPHVFAIGECALAADGRVYGLVAPGYEQAETAAATIAEDEAAFTGADLSTKLKLLGVDVASFGDAHGTAGDCLDVVYSDSRAGLYKKLVIGRDGTLLGGILVGDAEAYGTLRAFTGSVPPVAPESLVLPAGAGAPAVLGPSALPDEAVICSCHNVTKGAVRGAVTDHACTTVPEVKKCTKAGTGCGSCVRVLGQLVDAELEASGVEVDKGLCACFSQTREELYEIVLALRIASHRELLDRYGREGARGGDGCEVCKPTVGSVIASLAPAIGASTYVLDGEQAALQDTNDHFLANLQRNGSYSVVPRIPGGEVAPEKLIVIGEIARDFGLYTKITGGQRIDMFGARVEQLPLIWARLVDAGFESGHAYGKSLRTVKSCVGQTWCRYGVQDSVRMAIDLELRYRGLRSPHKLKSAVSGCQRECAEARSKDFGVIATAGGWNLYVGGNGGATPRHADLLAQDLSDAELIRLIDRFLMFYIRTADRLERTSVWLDRIPGGLDHVRDVVVHDSLGICDELESLMAAHVAHYRDEWAETINDPEKLARFVSFVNAPDTPDPVVAFVPERDQIKPDLPLLSIGLRPADDVLEGSTQR; encoded by the coding sequence ATGCCCACGGACACCTCGACCATCGTGCTCGTCGGCCACGGCATGGTCGGCCAGCGCTTCCTGGAGGCGCTCGCCGAGCGCGGCCTGACCGCCACGCACCGCGTGGTCGTGCTGTGCGAGGAGCCGCGTCCGGCGTACGACCGCGTGCAGCTCACCTCGTACTTCTCGGGCCGCACCCCCGAGGACCTGTCGCTGACGGACGCGCGGTTCATCGAGGACCACGGCATCGAACTGCACGTCGGCGACCCCGCCGAGCACGTGGACCGTGAGGCCCGCACGGTGACCGCCCGCTCCGGTCTGGTCGTCGGCTACGACGTGCTGGTGCTGGCGACCGGCTCGTACCCTTTCGTGCCGCCGGTGCCGAACAAGGACGCCGAGGGCTGCTTCGTCTACCGCACCATCGAGGACCTGCTCGCGATCGAGGAGTACGCGCGGAGGAAGGCGACCGTGGGCGCGGTGGTCGGCGGCGGTCTGCTCGGCCTGGAGGCGGCCGGCGCGCTCAAGGACCTCGGACTCACCTCGCACATCGTGGAGTTCGCGCCGCGCCTGATGCCGGTGCAGGTCGACGAGGGCGGCGGCGCGGCGCTGCTGCGCACCATCGAGGACATGGGGCTCTCCGTCCACACGGGCGTGGGCACCCAGGAGATCGTGGTCGACGAGGCGGGCGCCGTCACCGGCATGAGGCTGTCCGACGGCTCCGAACTCGCCGCCGACATGGTGGTGTTCTCCGCCGGTGTCCGCCCCCGCGACCAGCTGGCCCGCGACTGCGGTCTGACGGTCGGCGAACGCGGCGGGATCACCGTCGACGAGCAGTGCCGTACGGTCGCCGACCCGCACGTGTTCGCGATCGGCGAGTGCGCGCTGGCCGCCGACGGCCGGGTGTACGGCCTGGTCGCCCCCGGCTACGAGCAGGCGGAGACGGCCGCCGCGACCATCGCCGAGGACGAGGCCGCCTTCACCGGCGCCGACCTGTCCACGAAGCTGAAGCTGCTCGGCGTGGACGTGGCGTCCTTCGGCGACGCGCACGGCACCGCCGGGGACTGCCTGGACGTCGTCTACTCCGACTCGCGCGCCGGCCTGTACAAGAAGCTGGTGATCGGCCGGGACGGCACGCTGCTCGGCGGCATCCTGGTCGGCGACGCGGAGGCGTACGGCACGCTGCGGGCGTTCACCGGCTCGGTGCCGCCGGTCGCGCCGGAGTCGCTGGTGCTGCCCGCGGGGGCCGGGGCCCCGGCCGTGCTCGGCCCGTCCGCGCTGCCCGACGAGGCGGTGATCTGCTCCTGCCACAACGTCACCAAGGGCGCCGTCCGCGGCGCGGTCACCGACCACGCGTGCACCACCGTGCCCGAGGTGAAGAAGTGCACCAAGGCCGGCACCGGCTGCGGCAGTTGCGTCAGGGTGCTGGGCCAGCTGGTGGACGCCGAGCTGGAGGCGAGCGGCGTCGAGGTCGACAAGGGCCTGTGCGCCTGCTTCTCCCAGACCCGCGAGGAGCTGTACGAGATCGTCCTCGCCCTGCGCATCGCCTCCCACCGCGAGCTGCTGGACCGGTACGGCCGGGAGGGGGCGCGCGGCGGCGACGGCTGCGAGGTGTGCAAGCCGACGGTCGGCTCGGTCATCGCCTCCCTGGCTCCCGCGATCGGCGCGAGCACGTACGTGCTGGACGGCGAGCAGGCGGCGCTGCAGGACACCAACGACCACTTCCTGGCCAACCTGCAGAGGAACGGCTCGTACTCGGTGGTGCCGCGCATCCCCGGCGGGGAGGTAGCGCCGGAGAAGCTGATCGTGATCGGCGAGATCGCCCGTGACTTCGGCCTCTACACGAAGATCACCGGCGGTCAGCGGATCGACATGTTCGGCGCGCGGGTCGAGCAGCTGCCGCTGATCTGGGCCCGGCTGGTCGACGCCGGTTTCGAGTCGGGGCACGCCTACGGCAAGTCGCTGCGCACGGTGAAGTCCTGCGTGGGGCAGACCTGGTGCCGCTACGGCGTCCAGGACTCCGTGCGCATGGCGATCGACCTGGAGCTGCGCTACCGGGGCCTGCGCTCCCCGCACAAGCTCAAGTCGGCGGTCTCCGGCTGCCAGCGGGAGTGCGCCGAGGCCCGGTCGAAGGACTTCGGCGTCATCGCCACCGCGGGCGGCTGGAACCTGTACGTCGGCGGCAACGGCGGCGCCACCCCGCGCCACGCCGATCTACTGGCGCAGGACCTCTCCGACGCCGAACTGATCCGCCTGATCGACCGGTTCCTGATGTTCTACATCCGCACCGCCGACCGGCTGGAGCGCACCAGCGTCTGGCTGGACCGGATCCCCGGCGGACTGGACCACGTACGGGACGTCGTGGTGCACGACTCGCTCGGCATCTGCGACGAGCTGGAGTCGCTGATGGCCGCGCACGTCGCGCACTACCGCGACGAGTGGGCCGAGACGATCAACGACCCGGAGAAGCTGGCCCGGTTCGTGTCCTTCGTCAACGCCCCGGACACCCCCGACCCGGTGGTCGCCTTCGTCCCCGAACGCGACCAGATCAAGCCCGACCTGCCCCTGCTGAGCATCGGCCTGCGTCCCGCCGACGACGTCCTGGAAGGAAGCACACAGCGATGA
- the nirD gene encoding nitrite reductase small subunit NirD, whose translation MTLALETTTGLTIRLRLEDDWFEVCDLGAMIPGRGVAALLPDGRQAAVFTDRAGRLYALDNRDPFTGAAVLSRGLTGTHRGRPFVASPLLKQRFDLETGRCLDDDTVRVTTYEVEAA comes from the coding sequence ATGACCCTGGCACTCGAGACGACCACCGGCCTGACGATCCGACTCCGCCTGGAGGACGACTGGTTCGAGGTCTGCGACCTCGGCGCGATGATCCCGGGCCGGGGCGTGGCCGCCCTGCTGCCCGACGGCCGGCAGGCCGCCGTGTTCACCGACCGCGCGGGACGCCTCTACGCCCTCGACAACCGCGACCCGTTCACCGGGGCGGCGGTCCTCTCCCGCGGGCTCACCGGCACCCACCGAGGCCGCCCGTTCGTCGCCTCCCCGCTCCTGAAGCAGCGTTTCGACCTGGAGACCGGCCGGTGCCTGGACGACGACACGGTCCGCGTGACGACGTACGAGGTCGAGGCGGCCTGA
- a CDS encoding alkaline phosphatase PhoX: MERRTFLRATALGGSSAVLGGTLWRGAAYAAPAQPGTGPYGALGTADANGIALPAGFTSRVIARSGQRVGSTSYTWHNAPDGGACYADGSGWIYVSNSEINPSGGASAVKFSATGAITGAYRVLSGTRQNCAGGKTPWNTWLSCEEVDRGYVYETDPWGVKAAVRRDAMGRFKHEAAAADPVRRVIYLTEDVSDGCFYRFRPTTWGDLSSGTLEVLVGGSGTSGPVSWARVPDPSGATATRNQISGAKRFNGGEGCHYANDTCWFTTKGDNRVWQYDAAAQTVELAYDDSLVPSGTAPLTGVDNVTGSSSGDLFVAEDGGNMEICVITPDDVVAPFLRVSGQSGSEITGPAFSPDGSRLYFSSQRGTSGSSSGGITYEVKGPFRA; encoded by the coding sequence GTGGAACGTCGTACCTTCCTTCGTGCGACCGCCCTCGGCGGCAGCTCCGCCGTACTCGGCGGGACCCTGTGGCGCGGTGCCGCGTACGCCGCCCCCGCCCAGCCCGGCACCGGCCCGTACGGGGCGCTCGGGACGGCGGACGCCAACGGGATCGCCCTCCCGGCGGGATTCACCAGCCGGGTGATCGCCCGCTCCGGGCAGCGGGTCGGGAGCACGTCGTACACCTGGCACAACGCCCCGGACGGCGGGGCCTGTTACGCCGACGGGAGCGGCTGGATCTACGTCTCCAACTCGGAGATCAACCCGTCGGGCGGCGCGAGCGCGGTGAAGTTCTCGGCCACCGGCGCCATCACGGGCGCGTACCGCGTCCTGTCCGGCACCCGGCAGAATTGCGCCGGCGGGAAGACCCCGTGGAACACGTGGCTGTCCTGTGAGGAGGTGGACCGCGGGTACGTCTACGAGACCGACCCGTGGGGCGTGAAGGCGGCCGTACGCCGTGACGCCATGGGGCGCTTCAAGCACGAGGCGGCGGCAGCCGACCCGGTGCGCAGGGTGATCTACCTGACCGAGGACGTCTCGGACGGCTGCTTCTACCGTTTCAGGCCCACGACCTGGGGCGACCTGTCCTCCGGCACACTGGAGGTGCTGGTCGGCGGCAGCGGCACCAGCGGCCCGGTGAGCTGGGCCCGGGTCCCGGACCCGTCCGGCGCCACCGCCACCCGTAACCAGATCTCCGGAGCCAAGCGCTTCAACGGCGGCGAGGGCTGCCACTACGCGAACGACACATGCTGGTTCACCACCAAGGGCGACAACCGGGTCTGGCAGTACGACGCTGCCGCCCAGACCGTCGAACTCGCCTACGACGACTCGCTGGTGCCCAGTGGAACGGCCCCCCTGACCGGGGTCGACAACGTCACCGGCTCCTCCTCCGGCGACCTCTTCGTCGCCGAGGACGGCGGGAACATGGAGATCTGCGTCATCACTCCCGACGACGTGGTGGCCCCGTTCCTGCGCGTCAGCGGTCAGTCGGGCTCCGAGATCACCGGCCCGGCCTTCTCCCCGGACGGCTCCCGCCTGTACTTCTCCAGTCAGCGCGGTACGAGCGGGAGTTCGTCGGGCGGCATCACGTACGAGGTGAAGGGTCCCTTCCGGGCATGA
- a CDS encoding excalibur calcium-binding domain-containing protein: protein MIPFRTSAAALLTAVALAAVPATAVAHDGNHPFENCTDAYDNGYSDIPKSDTEHYGTHLDRDNDGVGCDQPPSDFVPRDESDDDGAGAGAGAEDSGAEKENGGGTDLAETGGSDTTPYLAAGGAAVVLLGLAAGAAVMIAARRRRDNR from the coding sequence ATGATCCCGTTCCGTACCTCCGCCGCCGCGCTGCTCACCGCCGTCGCCCTGGCCGCCGTACCGGCCACCGCCGTGGCCCACGACGGCAACCACCCGTTCGAGAACTGCACCGACGCGTACGACAACGGGTACAGCGACATCCCGAAGAGCGACACCGAGCACTACGGCACGCACCTCGACCGGGACAACGACGGGGTCGGCTGCGACCAGCCGCCGTCGGACTTCGTGCCGCGCGACGAGAGCGACGACGACGGTGCGGGTGCCGGCGCGGGCGCCGAGGACAGCGGCGCCGAGAAGGAGAACGGCGGCGGCACCGACCTCGCCGAGACCGGGGGCAGCGACACCACCCCGTACCTCGCGGCCGGGGGCGCGGCCGTGGTCCTGCTGGGCCTCGCGGCCGGCGCGGCCGTGATGATCGCCGCGCGTCGGCGCCGCGACAACCGCTGA
- a CDS encoding excalibur calcium-binding domain-containing protein: MHLTRSTLTALAALTLAALPVTASAHDGDHPFKSCPQAYDNGYSRLSSGDDHYGPELDPDGDGIACDEPPSGFIPRDHTEVGGDTTPVADTTTAARSDDLADEDSALTTYVTTGVAAVVLAGGIVLIASRLRRNRT, translated from the coding sequence ATGCACCTGACACGTAGCACCCTCACGGCCCTCGCCGCCCTCACCCTGGCCGCCCTCCCCGTCACCGCGTCGGCCCACGACGGGGACCACCCGTTCAAGAGCTGCCCGCAGGCGTACGACAACGGCTACTCCAGGCTCTCCAGCGGGGACGACCACTACGGCCCCGAACTCGACCCCGACGGGGACGGCATCGCCTGCGACGAACCCCCCTCCGGCTTCATCCCGCGTGACCACACCGAGGTCGGCGGGGACACCACCCCCGTGGCCGACACCACCACGGCTGCCCGGAGCGACGACCTCGCCGACGAGGACAGCGCCCTCACCACCTACGTGACCACGGGCGTCGCCGCCGTGGTCCTCGCCGGAGGCATCGTGCTCATCGCCTCCCGCCTGCGCCGCAACCGCACCTGA
- the ppdK gene encoding pyruvate, phosphate dikinase, whose amino-acid sequence MSENKDPHVAQSGTSVESVKFVYDFTEGNKDLKDLLGGKGANLAEMTNLGLPVPPGFTITTEACKVYLDSGEEPAALRDEVSAHLDALEQKMGKKLGQADDPLLVSVRSGAKFSMPGMMDTVLNIGLSDKSVQGLAKQAGDDRFAWDSYRRLIQMFGKTVLGVDGELFEDALEAAKAAKKVTVDTELEAADLKKLVTKFKKIVKTECGRDFPQDPREQMDLAIKAVFDSWNGERAKLYRRQERIPHDLGTAVNVCSMVFGNLGPDSGTGVAFTRDPASGYQGVYGDYLQNAQGEDVVAGIRNTVPLAELEQIDKKSYDQLMQIMETLENHYKDLCDIEFTIERGQLWMLQTRVGKRTAGAAFRIATQLVDQGLIDEAEALCRVNGAQLAQLMFPRFDDEAKVEQVGRGIAASPGAAVGKAVFDSYTAVKWSRSGEKVILIRRETNPDDLDGMIAAEGILTSRGGKTSHAAVVARGMGKTCVCGAEELEVDTKRRRMTVPGGRVVEEGDVISIDGSSGKVYLGEVPVVPSPVVEYFEGRMHPGADDADELVEAVHRMMAFADRKRRLRVRANADNAEDALRARRFGAQGIGLCRTEHMFLGDRRELVERLILADTQVEREESLKGLLPLQKQDFVELFEAMDGLPVTIRLLDPPLHEFLPDITELSVRVALAESRQEPHENELRLLQAVHRLHEQNPMLGLRGVRLGLVIPGLFTMQVRAIAEAAAERRNAKGDPRAEIMIPLVGTVQELEIVREEADKVIAEVEEATGTRLKLAIGTMIELPRAALTAGQIAEAAEFFSFGTNDLTQTVWGFSRDDVEASFFTAYLEKGIFGVSPFETIDQDGVGSLVQSAAKAGRETRPDLKLGVCGEHGGDPESVHFFHEVGLDYVSCSPFRIPVARLEAGRAAVTSEGSDHR is encoded by the coding sequence GTGTCGGAAAACAAAGATCCCCACGTAGCTCAGTCGGGCACGAGCGTTGAGAGCGTGAAGTTCGTCTACGACTTCACCGAGGGCAACAAGGACCTCAAGGACCTGCTGGGCGGCAAGGGGGCCAACCTCGCCGAGATGACCAATCTCGGTCTCCCCGTGCCACCCGGGTTCACCATCACCACCGAGGCCTGCAAGGTCTACCTCGACAGTGGCGAGGAGCCCGCGGCACTGCGTGACGAGGTGAGTGCGCACCTCGACGCCCTTGAGCAGAAGATGGGCAAGAAGCTCGGCCAGGCCGACGACCCCCTTCTCGTGTCGGTCCGTTCCGGTGCCAAGTTCTCCATGCCGGGCATGATGGACACCGTCCTCAACATCGGTCTGTCGGACAAGTCCGTGCAGGGCCTGGCCAAGCAGGCCGGTGACGACCGGTTCGCGTGGGACTCCTACCGGCGCCTCATCCAGATGTTCGGCAAGACCGTCCTCGGCGTGGACGGCGAGCTGTTCGAGGACGCCCTCGAGGCGGCCAAGGCGGCCAAGAAGGTCACGGTCGACACCGAGCTGGAGGCCGCCGACCTCAAGAAGCTCGTCACCAAGTTCAAGAAGATCGTCAAGACCGAGTGCGGCCGGGACTTCCCGCAGGACCCGCGCGAGCAGATGGACCTCGCCATCAAGGCGGTCTTCGACTCCTGGAACGGCGAGCGGGCCAAGCTCTACCGCCGCCAGGAGCGCATCCCGCACGACCTGGGCACCGCCGTGAACGTCTGCTCGATGGTCTTCGGCAACCTCGGCCCCGACTCCGGCACCGGCGTCGCCTTCACCCGTGACCCCGCCTCCGGCTACCAGGGCGTCTACGGCGACTACCTGCAGAACGCGCAGGGCGAGGACGTCGTCGCGGGCATCCGCAACACGGTCCCGCTCGCGGAGCTGGAGCAGATCGACAAGAAGTCGTACGACCAGCTGATGCAGATCATGGAGACGCTGGAGAACCACTACAAGGATCTCTGCGACATCGAGTTCACCATCGAGCGCGGCCAGCTGTGGATGCTGCAGACCCGCGTCGGCAAGCGCACCGCGGGCGCCGCCTTCCGCATCGCCACGCAGCTGGTGGACCAGGGCCTGATCGACGAGGCCGAGGCCCTGTGCCGGGTCAACGGCGCGCAGCTCGCCCAGCTGATGTTCCCGCGCTTCGACGACGAGGCGAAGGTCGAGCAGGTCGGGCGGGGCATCGCCGCCTCCCCGGGCGCCGCGGTCGGCAAGGCGGTCTTCGACTCCTACACCGCCGTCAAGTGGTCCCGGTCCGGCGAGAAGGTCATCCTGATCCGCCGCGAGACCAACCCCGACGACCTGGACGGCATGATCGCCGCCGAGGGCATCCTCACCTCGCGCGGCGGCAAGACCTCCCACGCGGCCGTCGTCGCCCGCGGCATGGGCAAGACCTGTGTCTGCGGCGCCGAGGAGCTGGAGGTCGACACCAAGCGCCGCCGGATGACCGTGCCCGGCGGGCGGGTCGTCGAGGAGGGCGACGTCATCTCCATCGACGGCTCCTCCGGCAAGGTCTACCTGGGTGAGGTCCCGGTCGTCCCGTCCCCGGTCGTGGAGTACTTCGAGGGCCGGATGCACCCCGGCGCCGACGACGCCGACGAGCTGGTCGAGGCCGTGCACCGGATGATGGCGTTCGCCGACCGCAAGCGCCGGCTGCGGGTGCGCGCCAACGCCGACAACGCCGAGGACGCGCTGCGCGCCCGCCGGTTCGGTGCCCAGGGCATCGGCCTGTGCCGCACCGAGCACATGTTCCTCGGTGACCGGCGCGAACTGGTGGAGCGGCTGATCCTGGCCGACACCCAGGTGGAGCGCGAGGAGTCCCTCAAGGGACTGCTGCCGTTGCAGAAGCAGGACTTCGTCGAGCTGTTCGAGGCGATGGACGGCCTGCCCGTCACCATCCGCCTGCTCGACCCGCCGCTGCACGAGTTCCTGCCCGACATCACCGAGCTGTCGGTCCGCGTGGCCCTCGCCGAGTCCCGGCAGGAGCCGCACGAGAACGAGCTGCGGCTGCTCCAGGCCGTGCACCGGCTGCACGAGCAGAACCCGATGCTGGGTCTGCGCGGTGTCCGTCTCGGACTGGTCATCCCGGGCCTGTTCACCATGCAGGTGCGGGCGATCGCCGAGGCCGCGGCCGAGCGCCGGAACGCCAAGGGCGACCCGCGCGCGGAGATCATGATTCCGCTGGTCGGCACCGTCCAGGAGCTGGAGATCGTCCGCGAGGAGGCCGACAAGGTCATCGCGGAGGTCGAGGAGGCCACCGGCACGCGGCTCAAGCTCGCCATCGGCACGATGATCGAGCTGCCGCGGGCCGCGCTGACCGCCGGCCAGATCGCGGAGGCGGCCGAGTTCTTCTCCTTCGGCACCAACGACCTCACCCAGACGGTGTGGGGCTTCTCCCGGGACGACGTGGAGGCCAGCTTCTTCACGGCCTACCTGGAGAAGGGCATCTTCGGGGTGTCGCCGTTCGAGACGATCGACCAGGACGGCGTGGGCTCCCTGGTGCAGTCCGCGGCCAAGGCCGGCCGTGAGACCCGCCCGGACCTGAAGCTCGGCGTCTGCGGCGAGCACGGCGGCGACCCGGAGTCGGTCCACTTCTTCCACGAGGTGGGACTGGACTACGTCTCCTGCTCCCCGTTCCGTATCCCGGTGGCCCGTCTGGAGGCCGGCCGCGCGGCCGTCACCTCGGAGGGCAGCGACCACCGCTGA
- a CDS encoding CDP-alcohol phosphatidyltransferase, translating into MPVFTRALARLRALRVPTRLGTTRLLTRWRHARDAHPAAARALRRTVHVLAALLVCAALLMPNTMPGLRPDRFTRIPAEAIVGAVLLLVLPRRPRVAVAALYGTGLGLLTVLNLLDIGFSEYLGRGFNLVLDWGLLDDALSYVRDSMGGFVATAAAVGAVLLAVLVVVLMALATVRLGNLLARHRARASTGAMVAGTVWITCASLGLQISGLPVASDRAADTLRGQTHRVVDTLRDEAAFAKEARTDTFGATPPRLLLPDLRGKDVVIAFIESYGRVAVDDPLIAPGVTSTLDTRTAALARAGYQARSGWLTSSTYGGSSWLGHSTTLSGLWIDNQQRYRTATSSDHLTLTKAFQKSGGWDTVGIMPGVQKTWPEAEWYGLDKVYDAFGMGYRGPKFSWSTMPDQYALEAFERLEHGRKRDRPLMSEVILTSSHQPWAPVPEMVDWEELGDGSLYGAVQEAGRDASEVMADSTESRKEYGRSISYSVTALTEWLERYGTDDTVLVFLGDHQPIARVTGHTKNRDVPVTVVAKDPEVLRKIDGWNWTPGLRPADDAPVWKMDAFRDRFLKAYGSVPRPTED; encoded by the coding sequence TTGCCTGTCTTCACTCGCGCCCTCGCGCGCCTGCGCGCCCTCCGTGTTCCCACGCGGCTGGGGACCACACGTCTCCTGACGCGCTGGCGCCACGCACGGGACGCCCACCCCGCCGCCGCCCGGGCCCTGCGCCGCACGGTGCACGTGCTCGCCGCCCTGCTGGTGTGCGCCGCCCTGCTGATGCCGAACACCATGCCGGGCCTGCGCCCCGACCGCTTCACCCGCATCCCCGCCGAGGCGATCGTGGGGGCGGTGCTGCTGCTCGTCCTGCCGCGCCGGCCGCGCGTCGCCGTCGCCGCGCTGTACGGGACGGGCCTCGGCCTGCTCACCGTGCTGAACCTGCTGGACATCGGGTTCAGCGAGTACCTGGGCCGCGGCTTCAACCTGGTCCTCGACTGGGGCCTGCTGGACGACGCCCTGTCCTACGTGCGGGACTCCATGGGCGGCTTCGTGGCCACCGCCGCGGCCGTCGGCGCGGTCCTGCTCGCCGTGCTCGTCGTGGTCCTCATGGCGCTGGCCACGGTGCGGCTCGGAAACCTGCTGGCCCGGCATCGTGCCCGCGCCAGTACGGGCGCCATGGTGGCGGGCACCGTGTGGATCACCTGCGCCTCGCTGGGCCTGCAGATCTCGGGCCTGCCGGTCGCCTCGGACCGCGCCGCGGACACCCTGCGCGGGCAGACCCACCGGGTGGTGGACACCCTGCGCGACGAGGCGGCCTTCGCGAAGGAGGCGCGGACCGACACCTTCGGCGCCACTCCTCCCCGGCTGCTCCTGCCGGACCTGCGCGGCAAGGACGTGGTGATCGCGTTCATCGAGAGCTACGGCCGCGTGGCGGTCGACGACCCGCTGATCGCCCCCGGGGTCACCAGTACCCTCGACACCCGCACCGCCGCGCTCGCCCGGGCCGGGTACCAGGCGCGCAGCGGGTGGCTGACCTCGTCGACGTACGGGGGGAGCAGCTGGCTCGGGCACTCCACCACCCTGTCGGGGCTGTGGATCGACAACCAGCAGCGCTACCGCACCGCCACCAGCAGCGACCACCTCACGCTGACCAAGGCCTTTCAGAAGTCAGGCGGGTGGGACACCGTCGGCATCATGCCCGGCGTGCAGAAGACCTGGCCGGAGGCCGAGTGGTACGGCCTCGACAAGGTCTACGACGCCTTCGGGATGGGCTACCGGGGGCCGAAGTTCAGCTGGTCCACCATGCCCGACCAGTACGCCCTGGAGGCGTTCGAGCGCCTGGAGCACGGCAGGAAGCGCGACCGGCCGCTGATGTCGGAGGTCATCCTCACCTCCAGCCACCAGCCCTGGGCACCGGTCCCGGAGATGGTCGACTGGGAGGAGCTGGGCGACGGTTCGCTCTACGGCGCCGTCCAGGAGGCGGGCCGTGACGCCTCCGAGGTGATGGCCGACTCCACCGAGTCCCGCAAGGAGTACGGCCGGTCCATCTCGTACTCGGTGACCGCCCTCACCGAGTGGCTGGAGCGCTACGGCACTGACGACACGGTGCTGGTCTTCCTCGGCGACCACCAGCCCATCGCCCGGGTCACCGGGCACACGAAGAACCGGGACGTGCCGGTGACGGTCGTCGCCAAGGACCCGGAGGTGCTGCGGAAGATCGACGGCTGGAACTGGACGCCGGGACTGCGGCCCGCCGACGACGCGCCGGTGTGGAAGATGGACGCCTTCCGCGACCGCTTCCTGAAGGCCTACGGATCGGTGCCCCGGCCCACCGAGGACTGA